Proteins from a genomic interval of Harpia harpyja isolate bHarHar1 chromosome 7, bHarHar1 primary haplotype, whole genome shotgun sequence:
- the PPIG gene encoding peptidyl-prolyl cis-trans isomerase G gives MGVKVQRPRCFFDIAINNVPAGRVVFELFSDVCPKTCENFRCLCTGEKGTGKSTQKPLHYKSCLFHRVVKDFMIQGGDFSEGNGRGGESIYGGFFEDESFAVKHNKEFLLSMANRGKDTNGSQFFITTKPTPHLDGHHVVFGQVISGQEVVREIENQKTDASSKPYAEVRILSCGELIPKSKAKKEEKKRHKSSSSSSDSESSSDSESSSDSSSDSESASEEKSKKRKKKHKKNSKKHKKEKKKRKKSKKSSSSESEDENPEAQPLSTVRPEEIPPVPENRFLMRKSPPKVDEKEKERKSREKERESNLSNSQSTYQRRLLVTRSGRKIKGRGPRRYRTPSRSRSRDRFRRSETPPHWRQEMQRAQRMRVSSGERWIKGDKSEINENKKDNQKSPGRGKERKISDHRQVSESPSRRGEKEKKKDHKSSSKDRETRRNSEKDDKHNKSKAKKRAKSRSHSKSREKSKSKERDSKHSRHDEKRVRSRSKERDHEKGREKEKRYDSRGRDKERSRSKERSKRAGSRSNEQDHRKSKDREKRKSRSREREHARRKHSSSSRTRDRSKSRDRGRRGRSRSRDRDRSRSKDYSRNRDRETRRRGRSRSRERRGTPDKYRGRENRRRRDSRSSEREESQSRNRERYSNRESRSSYKRNDTESQRKRRSKSRESSSPESSKDKKSSRDQDRSPDSKKRPSSKERESKKSYSRSSKEKEKTRSSAEKEINQKSKSQERDHAPSKDKKSDHETSPGTDDDRHG, from the exons ATGGGAGTAAAGGTCCAGAGACCTCGTTGCTTTTTTGACATAGCCATCAACAATGTACCtg ctggaAGAGTGGTCTTTGAACTGTTTTCAGATGTGTGTCCAAAGACATGTGAGAATTTTCGTTGCCTTTGCACAG GTGAAAAGGGTACAGGAAAATCCACCCAAAAGCCATTGCATTACAAAAGTTGTCTGTTTCACAGGGTTGTGAAAGATTTTATGATCCAAGGAGGTGACTTCAGTGAAG GAAATGGCAGGGGAGGAGAATCCATTTATGGTGGCTTTTTTGAAG ATGAAAGCTTTGCTGTAAAGCACAACAAAGAATTTCTCCTTTCAATGGCCAATCGAGGGAAAGATACAAATGGTTCACAGTTCTTTAT AACAACTAAACCTACACCTCACTTAGATGG ACATCATGTTGTTTTTGGACAAGTCATCTCAGGTCAGGAAGTTGTGAGAGAaatagaaaaccagaaaacagatgCATCTAGTAAACCATACGCTGAAGTACGCATACTGAGTTGTGGAGAGTTAATTCCAAAATCCAAAG ccaagaaagaagaaaagaaaagacacaaGTCGTCTTCCTCATCCAGTGACTCAGAAAGTTCAAGTGATTCAGAATCATCTTCTGATTCATCATCAGATTCCGAGagtgcttcagaagaaaaatctaaaaaacgaaaaaagaaacacaagaaaaattccaagaaacataagaaagaaaagaaaaagcgaaagaaaagcaagaaaag CTCATCCAGTGAAAGTGAAGATGAAAACCCTGAAGCACAGCCATTATCTACTGTCCGTCCTGAAGAAATTCCTCCTGTACCTGAAAACCGGTTCCTGATGAGGAAAAGTCCTCCTAAAgtagatgagaaagaaaaagagaggaaaagcagagagaaggaaagagaaag taatCTATCAAATTCACAGTCAACATACCAGAGGAGGCTGTTAGTGACCAGatctggaaggaaaataaaaggaagaggacCAAGG CGTTACCGGACACCTTCCAGATCCAGGTCAAGAGATCGATTTCGACGCAGTGAAACTCCTCCACATTGGAGGCAAGAAATGCAAAGAGCTCAAAGAATGAGAGTGTCTAGTGGAGAAAGATGGATAAAAGGGGACAA gagtgaaataaatgaaaacaagaaagataATCAAAAAAGCccaggaagaggaaaagagagaaaaatatcagacCACAGACAAGTTTCTGAAAGTCCaagcagaagaggggaaaaagagaagaaaaaagatcacAAATCCAGCAGTAAAGACAGGGAGACAAGAAGGAATTCAGAAAAAGATGACAAGCATAACAAAAGCAAGGCCAAGAAAAGAGCTAAATCTAGAAGCCATAGTAAAAGCCGAGAGAaatcaaaaagtaaagaaagagaCTCTAAGCACAGTAGACATGATGAAAAGAGAGTAAGATCACGAAGCAAAGAGAGAGACCATGAGAAaggtagagaaaaagaaaagcgcTATGATTCTAGAGGGAGAGATAAAGAAAGAAGTAGGAGCAAGGAGAGAAGTAAAAGAGCAGGCTCAAGAAGTAATGAACAAGACCATAGGAAGAGTAAAGACAGGGAGAAACGTAAGTCAAGAAGCAGAGAGCGTGAGCATGCTAGAAGAAAACATAGTTCCAGCAGTAGAACAAGGGATCGAAGCAAAAGCCGAGATAGGGGTAGGAGAGGAAGATCGAGAAGCAGAGACAGAGATCGTAGTAGAAGCAAAGACTATTCAAGGAATAGAGATAGAGAAacaagaagaagaggaagatcaagaagcagagaaaggagaggTACACCAGATAaatacagaggaagagaaaataggaGGAGGAGAGACTCAAGGAGctcagagagggaagaaagtcAAAGCAGAAACAGAGAGAGGTATTCAAATAGAGAAAGTAGAAGCTCATATAAGAGGAATGATACTGAAAGCCAAAGGAAGAGGCGTTCAAAAAGCCGTGAAAGTAGCAGTCCTGAATCCAGTAAAGATAAGAAGTCTAGTAGAGATCAGGATAGAAGTCCAGACTCAAAAAAGAGACCAAGTAGCAAGGAGAGAGAATCAAAAAAATCATATTCACGCAgcagtaaagaaaaggaaaagaccagatcctcagcagaaaaagaaataaaccaaaaatcGAAGAGTCAGGAAAGAGATCATGCCCCTAGTAAGGATAAAAAGTCTGATCATGAAACAAGTCCTGGAACAGATGACGACAGGCACGGATGA